From Streptomyces sp. NBC_00775, one genomic window encodes:
- a CDS encoding TIGR03086 family metal-binding protein codes for MSKVEGVELLRRAHTCLREVVAAVPEGAWGSPTPCSEWTVRQVLNHARLDQQAYGAAITGAGWPDSDPFHPADALDADARAALAKVLRDVADTYAQLPARAEEVATPLGPLPLRLAAAAGAMDAAVHAWDIAVATGQDAPLDEELAEGIWAAAERLADHLRDSFGVFAAAREVSEGQSRAEALLAFLGRDPHWTPAAS; via the coding sequence ATGAGCAAGGTCGAGGGCGTCGAACTGCTGAGGCGGGCACACACCTGCCTGCGCGAGGTGGTCGCGGCCGTACCGGAGGGGGCATGGGGTTCACCGACGCCGTGCAGTGAGTGGACGGTACGCCAGGTCCTCAACCACGCGCGACTCGATCAGCAGGCGTACGGCGCCGCGATCACCGGCGCGGGATGGCCCGACTCGGACCCCTTCCACCCCGCCGACGCGCTGGACGCCGACGCGCGGGCGGCGCTCGCCAAGGTGCTGCGGGACGTCGCCGACACCTACGCGCAACTGCCCGCCCGCGCCGAGGAGGTGGCGACCCCGCTGGGCCCGCTGCCGCTGCGTCTCGCCGCCGCCGCGGGCGCCATGGACGCGGCGGTGCACGCCTGGGACATCGCCGTCGCGACAGGCCAGGACGCGCCGCTGGACGAGGAGCTGGCCGAGGGCATCTGGGCCGCGGCGGAGCGGCTCGCCGATCATCTCCGGGACTCGTTCGGGGTGTTCGCCGCGGCGCGCGAGGTGTCCGAGGGGCAGAGCCGGGCCGAGGCGCTGCTCGCCTTCCTCGGCCGGGACCCGCACTGGACGCCCGCGGCGTCCTGA
- a CDS encoding FUSC family protein: protein MQEVRGEWAASVARFVERRREPVVVQTLRSAAAATIAYVVALHLSPEPAPLTAPLTALLVVQVTVYATITTGIRRVNSVVAGVVIAIVFSSLVGLTWWSLALIIVASLAVGHLVRVSEFVPEVAISAMLVLGVTRVGDTAWARVLETLIGALVGFAFNLVLAPPVWVEEAGESIEDLARRMRQLMLRVGEEAAGRTPFELAAERLHEARRLDHDIVEVDAALRQAEDSLKLNPRVREGLLHRVVLRTGLDTLEICTVVLRVLSRSLTDLAKEREPQPLFEPQAGAALEQLLSEVADAIVSFAVLVTTDVSQSAASAEERLSAELTTAAATRDKLAQLFLEEVQRDARQWQLHGAVLTEVNRILDELDTEHRTRRLLEELDRCTREERERRPHLTRLRRHLRVPRRLRRKRNRPAASRRSR from the coding sequence ATGCAAGAGGTACGTGGTGAGTGGGCGGCGTCCGTCGCCCGGTTCGTGGAGCGGCGCCGGGAGCCCGTGGTCGTCCAGACGTTGCGGTCGGCGGCCGCCGCGACCATCGCGTACGTCGTCGCGCTGCACCTCAGCCCCGAGCCCGCGCCGCTCACGGCGCCACTGACCGCGCTGCTGGTCGTGCAGGTCACGGTCTACGCCACGATCACCACCGGAATCCGGCGGGTGAACTCCGTGGTGGCCGGCGTCGTCATCGCCATCGTTTTCAGCAGCCTCGTGGGGCTGACCTGGTGGAGCCTGGCCCTGATCATCGTCGCCTCGCTGGCCGTGGGACATCTCGTACGGGTCAGCGAGTTCGTGCCCGAGGTGGCGATCAGCGCCATGCTGGTCCTCGGCGTCACCAGAGTGGGCGACACCGCGTGGGCGCGGGTGCTGGAGACGCTGATCGGGGCGCTCGTGGGCTTCGCCTTCAATCTGGTGCTCGCGCCGCCGGTGTGGGTGGAGGAGGCCGGTGAGTCCATCGAGGACCTGGCGCGCCGGATGCGCCAGTTGATGCTGCGCGTCGGCGAGGAGGCCGCCGGCCGTACCCCCTTCGAGCTGGCGGCCGAGCGGCTGCACGAGGCGCGCCGCCTCGACCACGACATCGTCGAGGTGGACGCGGCGCTGCGGCAGGCCGAGGACAGCCTGAAGCTCAACCCGCGCGTGCGCGAGGGACTGCTGCACCGGGTGGTGCTGCGCACCGGGCTCGACACGCTGGAGATCTGCACCGTGGTCCTGCGCGTCCTCTCGCGCAGCCTCACCGATCTCGCCAAGGAGCGCGAACCCCAGCCGCTGTTCGAGCCGCAGGCCGGGGCCGCCCTGGAACAGCTGCTGTCCGAGGTCGCCGACGCCATCGTCAGCTTCGCCGTCCTGGTGACCACCGATGTGAGCCAGAGCGCCGCCTCGGCCGAGGAGCGGCTCAGCGCGGAACTCACCACGGCGGCCGCCACCCGCGACAAGCTGGCCCAGCTGTTCCTCGAAGAGGTCCAGCGGGACGCCCGTCAGTGGCAGCTGCACGGCGCCGTCCTGACGGAGGTCAACCGCATCCTCGACGAGCTCGACACGGAGCACCGCACCCGGCGGCTCCTGGAAGAGCTGGACCGCTGCACCCGCGAGGAGCGCGAACGCCGGCCGCACCTCACGCGCCTGCGGCGACACCTGCGCGTCCCACGGCGACTGCGCCGGAAGCGGAACCGCCCCGCCGCCTCTCGACGTTCTAGGTAA
- a CDS encoding lactonase family protein: protein MSSGAEPARGAGGGWTRRRFVGALAGAAAVTTVPAPAAPEADPAAAPTTPATPTAPGTGASPSPTHRSGPRPLYLGTYTSVDGGGTGIGLATYDPTTGLITGTGTITGVGNPSYLATHPDGRTLYTVNERDEGGVTAVRLAKNKVLGTRGTGGAGPCHLSVHPSGNWLLSANYTSGSVAVHPIDASGALGERTDLVTHSTPAPGPGQQGPHAHQFVTSPDGGHVLAVDLGTDTVYSYRLNQSKGTLTEVSQAHTRPGAGPRHLTFHPGGRHAYLANEVDNTVVVCAYDRATGRLTPGDPQSTGTGEGTSYPAQILVTSNGSYAYLANRGHNSLTRYAIEADGARLRLLDTVPAGGDFPRHIAFSPDERLLFAANQRSSTVSVFHVDGGSGELRLAGEPFASPVAVCALPL, encoded by the coding sequence ATGAGCAGTGGTGCAGAACCGGCGCGAGGCGCGGGCGGCGGCTGGACCAGGCGCCGCTTCGTGGGCGCGCTGGCGGGAGCCGCCGCCGTGACGACGGTCCCGGCACCGGCCGCGCCCGAGGCGGACCCCGCGGCGGCTCCGACGACACCCGCGACACCCACAGCGCCGGGCACCGGCGCCTCCCCGTCCCCCACTCATCGCTCCGGCCCCCGCCCGCTGTACCTCGGCACCTACACCTCGGTCGACGGCGGCGGCACCGGGATCGGCCTCGCCACCTACGACCCCACGACGGGCCTGATCACCGGCACCGGCACCATCACGGGCGTCGGCAACCCGTCGTATCTCGCGACGCATCCGGACGGCCGCACGCTGTACACCGTCAATGAGCGGGACGAGGGCGGCGTGACGGCCGTACGGCTCGCCAAGAACAAGGTGCTCGGCACACGCGGCACCGGCGGCGCGGGCCCCTGTCATCTGTCGGTGCATCCGAGCGGGAACTGGCTGCTGAGCGCGAACTACACCTCGGGCAGTGTCGCGGTGCACCCCATCGACGCCTCGGGCGCGCTCGGCGAGCGCACCGACCTGGTCACGCACTCCACTCCGGCGCCCGGCCCGGGTCAACAGGGCCCGCACGCCCACCAGTTCGTCACCAGCCCCGACGGCGGCCATGTACTCGCCGTCGACCTGGGCACCGACACCGTCTACAGCTACCGGCTGAACCAGTCGAAGGGCACGCTCACCGAGGTCTCCCAGGCGCACACACGGCCGGGCGCGGGCCCGCGCCATCTCACGTTCCACCCCGGCGGCCGCCACGCCTATCTCGCCAACGAGGTCGACAACACGGTGGTGGTCTGCGCCTACGACCGGGCCACCGGCAGGCTCACCCCGGGCGACCCGCAGTCCACGGGCACGGGTGAGGGCACGAGTTACCCGGCGCAGATCCTGGTGACGTCGAACGGGTCGTACGCCTATCTCGCCAACCGCGGCCACAACAGTCTGACGCGCTACGCGATCGAGGCGGACGGGGCCCGCCTGAGGCTCCTGGACACGGTTCCGGCCGGCGGCGACTTCCCGCGCCACATCGCGTTCTCACCGGACGAACGGCTGCTGTTCGCGGCGAACCAGAGGTCGAGCACCGTCAGCGTCTTCCACGTCGACGGCGGGAGCGGCGAACTCCGGCTCGCGGGCGAGCCGTTCGCCTCACCGGTCGCCGTCTGTGCGCTGCCGCTGTAG
- a CDS encoding DUF2470 domain-containing protein, which yields MGDRHTWTAAPSAAERARSVLAAAWSCAVTAEGGREEFVGAHTVAVDGRVLLHVPEDSALLAAAICAPRGEPSAVLEFADVAPVPVRNRIRARLWLAGWFIPEDGHLAFRPTRAVLRRPSGTVVLDLDEFADAEPDPLALAEAQLLTHLADAHPDAIERLTRLVEPDSLHGAVRVQPLAVDRHGLTLRIERARGNGDVRLPFHAPADDVASLTERMHVLLTQASAASCPRALQRQRTDGDR from the coding sequence ATGGGTGACCGTCACACCTGGACGGCCGCGCCTTCCGCGGCGGAACGCGCCCGCTCGGTACTCGCCGCGGCATGGTCCTGCGCGGTGACCGCCGAAGGCGGCCGGGAGGAGTTCGTCGGCGCGCACACCGTCGCCGTGGACGGCCGGGTGCTCCTGCATGTGCCGGAGGACAGCGCACTGCTCGCCGCCGCGATCTGCGCGCCGCGCGGCGAGCCGTCCGCCGTCCTCGAGTTCGCCGATGTCGCGCCGGTTCCGGTACGCAACCGGATCCGCGCCCGCCTGTGGCTCGCCGGCTGGTTCATCCCCGAGGACGGTCACCTGGCGTTCCGGCCGACCCGCGCGGTGCTGCGCCGGCCGTCCGGAACGGTCGTGCTCGACCTGGACGAGTTCGCCGACGCGGAGCCCGACCCCCTCGCCCTCGCCGAGGCCCAGCTGCTCACCCATCTCGCCGACGCCCACCCGGACGCCATCGAGCGGCTCACCCGCCTCGTCGAACCGGACAGCCTGCACGGCGCGGTGCGCGTCCAGCCGCTCGCCGTCGACCGCCACGGACTCACGCTGCGGATCGAACGGGCGCGCGGCAACGGCGACGTACGCCTGCCCTTCCACGCGCCCGCCGACGATGTCGCCTCGCTCACGGAACGCATGCACGTCCTGCTGACGCAGGCGAGCGCCGCGTCCTGTCCCCGCGCGCTACAGCGGCAGCGCACAGACGGCGACCGGTGA
- a CDS encoding TetR/AcrR family transcriptional regulator, producing MAGKQGERARRRLSTEERREQLLSVGACLFSESPYDEVWIEQVAEIAGVSRGLLYHYFPTKRDFFAAVVERESGRMLRMTAAVPGIPVREQLGAGLDTFLGYVEEHAHGFRAFHRADAAGDQAVRKVYRQALAAQERQILEALAADPELGWAPEDRPELRIAVRGWLAFTTAVCLEWLRGAELTREQVRELCARALLGAITP from the coding sequence ATGGCCGGGAAACAGGGGGAGCGCGCGCGTCGTCGGCTCAGTACCGAGGAGCGCCGGGAGCAGCTCCTGTCGGTCGGGGCCTGTCTGTTCTCGGAGAGCCCGTACGACGAGGTGTGGATCGAGCAGGTAGCGGAGATCGCCGGAGTCTCGCGTGGGCTGCTGTACCACTATTTTCCCACGAAACGGGACTTCTTCGCGGCCGTCGTCGAGCGCGAGAGCGGGCGGATGCTGCGAATGACGGCGGCCGTGCCCGGAATCCCGGTGCGCGAGCAGCTCGGTGCGGGTCTCGACACCTTCCTCGGATACGTCGAGGAGCACGCGCACGGCTTCCGTGCCTTCCACCGTGCCGACGCGGCGGGCGACCAGGCCGTACGCAAGGTCTACCGGCAGGCGCTGGCCGCACAGGAGCGGCAGATCCTGGAGGCGCTCGCCGCGGACCCCGAGCTCGGCTGGGCGCCCGAGGACCGCCCCGAACTCCGGATCGCGGTCCGGGGGTGGCTGGCCTTCACCACGGCCGTGTGCCTGGAGTGGCTCAGGGGGGCGGAGCTGACCCGGGAGCAGGTGCGCGAGCTGTGCGCGCGGGCACTGCTGGGCGCGATCACGCCCTGA
- a CDS encoding cytochrome P450 yields MTETTGTALPKGFRSAELGWPELHRIPHPPRRVPLAGDVLGVNVRTPLQDSMRFGRRLGPVFRRKAFGKEIVFVWGADLAAELADESRFAKHVGLGVANLRPVAGDGLFTAYNHEPNWQLAHDVLAPGFSREAMEGYHPMMLAVAERLTDRWDREQAAGRDVDVPGDMTKLTLETIARTGFGHDFGSFERSRPHPFVNAMVGTLTYAQRLNAVPAPLAPLLLRGAFRRNEADMAFLNRTVDAVVAARQTSSGEGDLLDRMLETAHPETGERLAPENVRRQVITFLIAGHETTSGALSFALHYLSRHPDIAARARAEVDRVWGDTDRPGYDQIAKLRYVRRVLDESLRLWPTAPAFAREARQDTVLGGVHPMRQGAWALVLTPLLHRDPEVWGADAEKFDPDRFDAQSVRARPAHTFKPWGTGARACIGRQFALHEATLVLGLLLRRYELRADPEYRLRVAERLTLMPEGLRLHLERRVPAERDSSALGRPVARAGD; encoded by the coding sequence ATGACGGAGACGACGGGGACCGCGCTGCCCAAGGGGTTCCGCAGCGCGGAACTGGGCTGGCCGGAGCTGCACCGCATTCCGCATCCGCCGCGCCGCGTCCCCCTGGCCGGCGACGTACTCGGCGTCAACGTCCGTACGCCGCTCCAGGACTCGATGCGCTTCGGCCGCCGGCTCGGACCGGTCTTCCGGCGCAAGGCCTTCGGCAAGGAGATCGTCTTCGTCTGGGGCGCGGACCTCGCGGCCGAGCTGGCGGACGAGTCGCGGTTCGCCAAGCACGTGGGCCTCGGGGTCGCCAACCTCCGCCCGGTGGCCGGCGACGGCCTGTTCACGGCGTACAACCACGAGCCCAACTGGCAGCTGGCCCACGACGTCCTGGCGCCCGGCTTCAGCCGTGAGGCCATGGAGGGCTATCACCCGATGATGCTGGCCGTGGCCGAGCGGCTGACGGACCGCTGGGACCGGGAGCAGGCGGCGGGGCGCGACGTGGACGTGCCCGGCGACATGACGAAGCTGACACTGGAGACGATCGCCCGGACCGGCTTCGGCCATGACTTCGGTTCCTTCGAGCGCTCCAGGCCGCATCCCTTCGTGAACGCGATGGTCGGCACCCTGACGTACGCGCAGCGCCTCAATGCCGTCCCCGCGCCGCTGGCCCCGCTGCTGCTGCGCGGCGCCTTCCGCCGCAACGAGGCGGACATGGCGTTCCTCAACCGCACGGTCGACGCGGTGGTGGCGGCACGCCAAACCTCAAGCGGGGAAGGGGACTTGCTCGACCGGATGCTGGAGACCGCTCATCCGGAGACCGGGGAGCGTCTGGCGCCGGAGAACGTCCGCCGTCAGGTCATCACCTTCCTCATCGCGGGCCACGAGACCACCTCGGGCGCGCTCTCCTTCGCCCTGCACTACCTGTCCCGGCACCCGGACATCGCCGCGCGCGCCCGGGCCGAGGTCGACCGCGTCTGGGGCGACACCGACCGGCCCGGCTACGACCAGATCGCCAAGCTGCGCTACGTCCGCCGGGTCCTCGACGAGTCGCTGCGCCTGTGGCCGACGGCGCCGGCCTTCGCGCGCGAGGCCCGCCAGGACACGGTGCTGGGCGGCGTCCACCCGATGCGGCAGGGCGCGTGGGCGCTGGTCCTGACGCCACTGCTGCACCGGGATCCGGAGGTGTGGGGCGCCGACGCCGAGAAGTTCGACCCGGACCGCTTCGACGCCCAGTCGGTACGGGCCCGGCCCGCGCACACCTTCAAGCCGTGGGGCACCGGGGCGCGGGCCTGTATCGGCCGCCAGTTCGCGCTGCACGAGGCGACGCTGGTTCTCGGGCTGCTGCTGCGCCGCTACGAGCTGCGGGCCGACCCGGAGTACCGGCTGCGCGTGGCCGAACGGCTGACACTGATGCCGGAGGGGCTGCGCCTGCACCTGGAACGCCGGGTGCCCGCCGAGCGGGACTCCTCAGCCCTGGGCCGACCAGTGGCCCGGGCGGGTGACTGA
- a CDS encoding pentapeptide repeat-containing protein — translation MHEDSGTVQDDRRLELRADCGECFGLCCVALPFARSADFAIDKDAGKPCPNLKTDSRCGIHTQLRDKGFTGCTVYDCFGAGQKVSQVTFGGKDWRSGSKERARQMFDVFPVVRQLHELLWYLNEALTLPAAGPVHADVRRALDKTERLTRQTPEELGELDVGAHRQDVNVLLLRTSELVRAGAGRGKKGRPKDRRGADLMGARLKGADLRGANLRGAYLIAADLTGADLRGADLIGADLRDTDLTDADLTGAFFLTQPQLNAARGSVGTRLPESVTRPGHWSAQG, via the coding sequence ATGCATGAAGACAGCGGAACAGTCCAGGACGACCGACGCCTCGAACTGCGGGCCGACTGCGGTGAGTGCTTCGGGCTGTGCTGCGTCGCGCTCCCCTTCGCCCGCTCCGCGGACTTCGCCATCGACAAGGACGCCGGAAAGCCCTGCCCCAACCTGAAGACCGACTCCCGCTGCGGCATCCACACCCAGCTGCGCGACAAGGGCTTCACGGGCTGCACGGTGTACGACTGCTTCGGCGCAGGGCAGAAGGTCTCCCAGGTCACCTTCGGCGGCAAGGACTGGCGCTCGGGTTCGAAGGAACGCGCCCGGCAGATGTTCGACGTGTTCCCCGTCGTACGCCAGCTCCACGAACTGCTCTGGTACCTCAACGAGGCGCTGACCCTCCCCGCCGCCGGCCCCGTGCACGCCGACGTCCGCCGCGCGCTCGACAAGACGGAGCGGCTCACCCGCCAAACCCCCGAAGAGCTCGGAGAGTTGGACGTGGGCGCACACCGGCAGGACGTCAATGTGCTGCTGCTGCGGACCAGTGAACTCGTACGGGCGGGAGCCGGTCGGGGGAAGAAGGGCCGCCCCAAGGACCGCCGGGGAGCCGACCTGATGGGCGCCCGTCTCAAGGGAGCCGATCTGCGGGGAGCCAACCTGCGCGGCGCCTACCTCATCGCGGCCGACCTGACCGGCGCCGATCTGCGCGGCGCGGACCTGATCGGCGCGGACCTGCGGGACACCGACCTCACGGACGCCGATCTGACCGGTGCGTTCTTCCTGACCCAGCCCCAGCTGAACGCGGCCCGCGGCAGCGTCGGCACCAGGCTCCCGGAGTCAGTCACCCGCCCGGGCCACTGGTCGGCCCAGGGCTGA
- a CDS encoding alpha-L-fucosidase, translating into MTIAPTPQQLAWQLDGFGLFLHFGVNTFNGEEWSDGTLDPATFDPTGLDASQWARTARAAGAKYVVLTAKHHDGFCLWPTATTTYSVASSPWREGRGDVVAELAEACRGADLGLGLYLSPWDRNAHCYDDPAAYDDFYLRQLTELCTRYGPLYELWFDGAGSEGRTYDWDAIMAVVDQHQPDAMVFNMGRPTIRWAGNEDGLAEDPCRYVTESTGISVYDDGREALDTARYLPPECDVPIRANWFWQPGDLDTLKSRDQLLDIWYRSVGLGAGLLLNVPPDRRGLIDPVDRDRLLDFTGELARRLAEPRTCELSVVDEGDVLARFPEPVRIDHLELREDLTAGQRVTHHEVLADGEPLLSGHTVGVRRVHAFEPRTVRELRVRLTGDGATLTEVNGYAAK; encoded by the coding sequence GTGACGATCGCCCCCACCCCTCAGCAACTCGCCTGGCAGCTAGACGGGTTCGGCCTCTTCCTGCACTTCGGCGTCAACACCTTCAACGGCGAGGAATGGAGCGACGGAACCCTCGACCCGGCGACCTTCGACCCCACCGGCCTCGACGCGTCCCAGTGGGCGCGGACGGCCCGGGCGGCCGGAGCGAAGTACGTCGTCCTCACCGCCAAGCACCACGACGGCTTCTGCCTGTGGCCCACCGCGACCACCACCTACTCGGTGGCGTCCTCGCCCTGGCGCGAGGGCCGGGGCGACGTCGTCGCCGAACTCGCCGAGGCCTGCCGGGGGGCAGACCTCGGTCTGGGGCTCTACCTCTCGCCCTGGGACCGCAACGCCCACTGCTACGACGACCCGGCCGCGTACGACGACTTCTACCTCCGCCAGCTCACCGAACTCTGCACGCGCTACGGACCGCTGTACGAGCTGTGGTTCGACGGCGCGGGCTCGGAGGGCCGGACCTACGACTGGGACGCGATCATGGCCGTCGTGGACCAGCACCAGCCCGACGCCATGGTCTTCAACATGGGCCGTCCGACGATCCGTTGGGCCGGAAACGAGGACGGTCTGGCCGAGGACCCCTGCCGGTACGTCACCGAGTCCACCGGCATCAGCGTCTACGACGACGGCCGCGAGGCGCTCGACACGGCCCGCTATCTGCCGCCCGAGTGCGACGTCCCGATCCGCGCCAACTGGTTCTGGCAGCCCGGTGACCTCGACACCCTCAAGAGCCGCGACCAGCTGCTCGACATCTGGTACCGCTCGGTGGGCCTGGGCGCCGGTCTGCTCCTGAACGTGCCACCGGACCGCCGCGGTCTGATCGACCCCGTCGACCGCGACCGCCTGCTCGACTTCACCGGCGAACTCGCCCGGCGCCTGGCCGAGCCCCGGACCTGCGAGCTGTCGGTCGTCGACGAGGGTGACGTGCTCGCGCGCTTCCCCGAACCCGTCCGCATCGACCACCTCGAACTGCGTGAGGACCTCACCGCCGGCCAGCGCGTCACCCACCACGAGGTACTCGCCGACGGTGAGCCACTGCTGAGCGGCCACACCGTCGGCGTCCGGCGAGTCCACGCCTTCGAGCCCCGCACCGTACGCGAACTCCGCGTCCGGCTGACGGGCGACGGCGCCACCCTGACCGAGGTGAACGGATACGCCGCCAAGTGA
- a CDS encoding hydroxyacid dehydrogenase, protein MDADSRAAVLDERALLRLRSLARLDPDLLVTDFTAPEAAAALREAEVLVTGWGCPPLTAEALALMPALRAVVHTAGTVKGLMTEAAWERGLSVTSAAEANARPVAEYTVAAIVFANKRILDAARAYAAARAQLDPLRLYPAIGNYRRTVGVVGASRIGRRVIDLLRSYDVEVLVYDPYLDRQDAAALGVEQTTLDQLAFRSDVVTVHAPELPETRHLLDARHIALMRDGATLINTARGSLVDTEALTGHLVSGRLHAILDVTDPDVLPADSPLYDLPNVLLTPHIAGSLGTELTRLADAAADELDRYTRGLAFAHAVQPTALSRSA, encoded by the coding sequence ATGGACGCGGACTCCCGGGCGGCCGTGCTGGACGAGCGGGCCCTGCTGCGCCTGCGCTCACTCGCCCGCCTCGACCCGGATCTGCTGGTCACCGACTTCACCGCACCCGAGGCCGCGGCGGCGCTGCGCGAGGCCGAGGTCCTGGTCACCGGCTGGGGCTGCCCGCCGCTCACCGCGGAGGCCCTCGCCCTGATGCCCGCCCTGCGTGCGGTCGTGCACACCGCGGGCACGGTCAAGGGTCTGATGACCGAGGCGGCCTGGGAGCGCGGCCTGAGCGTCACCAGTGCCGCCGAGGCCAACGCCCGTCCCGTCGCCGAGTACACCGTCGCCGCGATCGTCTTCGCCAACAAGCGCATCCTCGACGCTGCCCGGGCCTACGCCGCGGCCCGCGCCCAGCTCGACCCGCTGCGCCTCTACCCCGCGATCGGCAACTACCGCAGGACCGTCGGTGTCGTGGGCGCCTCCCGGATCGGCCGGCGCGTCATCGATCTGCTGCGCTCCTACGACGTCGAAGTGCTGGTGTACGACCCCTACCTGGACCGGCAGGACGCCGCCGCCCTCGGCGTCGAGCAGACGACTCTCGACCAACTCGCCTTCCGCAGCGACGTGGTGACCGTGCATGCCCCCGAACTCCCCGAGACCCGGCACCTGCTGGACGCCCGGCACATCGCTCTGATGCGTGACGGCGCGACCCTCATCAACACCGCGCGGGGCTCCCTCGTCGACACCGAGGCGCTCACCGGGCACCTGGTCTCCGGCCGTCTGCACGCGATCCTCGACGTCACCGACCCGGACGTCCTGCCCGCCGACTCGCCGCTCTACGACCTGCCGAACGTCCTGCTCACCCCGCACATCGCGGGCTCCCTCGGCACCGAACTGACCCGGCTCGCCGACGCCGCGGCCGACGAACTGGACCGTTACACACGGGGGTTGGCCTTCGCTCACGCCGTCCAGCCCACGGCCCTGTCCCGCTCCGCATGA
- a CDS encoding carbohydrate ABC transporter permease, whose amino-acid sequence MSTRTLSSTSTSASPSDSPVTTPQKAGPEREFTGRRRRVTGGGAVSRAAVNGVLLVAVLYTLMPLTWLLIAATKNSGDLFGTSGFAFGDFNLVDNLHAVFTYNGGIFLRWMLNSLIYSVIGSLLSSLISVAAGYCFDKYEFRGKEKLFGLVLVGTLVPAVVITLPQYLLASDVGIVNTYWAVLIPSLVNPFGVYLARVFSEGYVPGEVLEAARVDGASELKTFRSIALPMLTPGFITLFLFSFTSSWNNFFGPLIMLNDEHLYPAGLGIYSWNQMVLQNPEMYRLAITGALVAIIPLILAFVGLQRFWRSGLTAGAVK is encoded by the coding sequence ATGAGCACACGCACTCTTTCCTCGACGTCGACTTCGGCCTCGCCCAGCGACTCGCCGGTCACCACGCCCCAAAAGGCCGGCCCGGAGCGGGAGTTCACCGGGCGCCGCCGCCGCGTCACCGGCGGCGGAGCGGTCTCCAGGGCGGCGGTCAACGGGGTCCTCCTCGTCGCCGTCCTCTACACGCTCATGCCCCTGACCTGGCTGCTCATCGCGGCGACGAAGAACTCCGGGGACCTCTTCGGGACTTCGGGCTTCGCGTTCGGAGACTTCAACCTCGTCGACAACCTCCACGCCGTGTTCACGTACAACGGCGGGATCTTCCTGCGCTGGATGCTCAACAGCCTGATCTACTCCGTGATCGGCTCGCTGCTCTCCTCGCTGATCAGCGTCGCCGCCGGGTACTGCTTCGACAAGTACGAGTTCCGCGGCAAGGAGAAGCTCTTCGGGCTCGTGTTGGTCGGCACGCTCGTCCCCGCCGTCGTCATCACCCTGCCCCAGTACCTGCTCGCCTCCGACGTGGGCATCGTCAACACCTACTGGGCCGTGCTCATCCCGTCCCTGGTCAACCCCTTCGGCGTGTATCTGGCCCGGGTCTTCTCCGAGGGCTATGTCCCCGGCGAGGTGCTGGAGGCCGCCCGGGTCGACGGCGCGAGCGAGCTCAAGACGTTCCGCTCGATCGCCCTGCCGATGCTCACGCCCGGCTTCATCACCCTGTTCCTGTTCTCGTTCACCAGCAGCTGGAACAACTTCTTCGGCCCGCTGATCATGCTCAACGACGAACACCTCTACCCCGCCGGCCTCGGTATCTACAGCTGGAACCAGATGGTGCTGCAGAACCCCGAGATGTACCGGCTCGCCATCACAGGCGCCCTCGTCGCGATCATCCCGCTGATCCTCGCCTTCGTCGGACTACAGCGCTTCTGGCGTTCGGGCCTCACCGCAGGAGCCGTCAAGTGA